One Saccharomyces eubayanus strain FM1318 chromosome XVI, whole genome shotgun sequence DNA segment encodes these proteins:
- the GPI2 gene encoding phosphatidylinositol N-acetylglucosaminyltransferase → MSKMSPWKRLLWLKQEYPDNYTDPSFIELRIRQNNESGKKSNRKLSEAASSQIRLDFISFYQTVLNTSFIYITFTYIYYYGYNPIPPTIILSFLTLVISRKKVDPLLSSFIDIKSSLIITFAMLTLSPVLKSLSKTTASDSIWTLSFWLSVWYVFVISSTSSKHKPSNLSTNILVALVAVLSSRLSTTIDVFCFLLICIQLNIILPSYLSVTSKVVPIISNIIVYSFLNVTLGWIYMLLVFFASVFYIIVLPRWFIYWKINYHKKDNDLLSTWDARAPILD, encoded by the coding sequence ATGAGTAAGATGTCTCCTTGGAAACGTTTATTATGGCTAAAACAAGAGTATCCGGATAACTATACAGATCCAAGCTTTATTGAGCTAAGAATAAGACAAAATAACGAAAGCGGTAAGAAGTCCAATAGGAAATTATCTGAAGCCGCAAGCTCTCAAATTAGATTGGACTTTATAAGTTTTTACCAAACCGTTTTAAACACATCCTTCATTTACATTACTTTTACTTACATTTATTACTACGGTTACAATCCTATCCCGCCAACTATTATCCTTTCTTTCCTAACATTGGTTATCTCAAGGAAGAAAGTTGACCCTTTATTATCCTCATTCATCGACATCAAATCTTCATTAATCATCACGTTCGCAATGTTGACGCTCTCCCCAGTCCTCAAATCGCTTTCTAAGACCACTGCATCTGATTCTATATGGACGTTGTCGTTTTGGCTATCCGTATGGTACGTTTTCGttatttcttcaacaagTTCTAAACACAAACCCTCTAATCTCTCTACTAATATACTTGTTGCCCTAGTTGCGGTTTTATCATCAAGACTATCAACCACGATTGAcgtattttgttttcttttaatttgTATTCAATTGAATATCATTTTACCCAGTTATCTATCAGTGACAAGTAAGGTGGTACcaataatttcaaatatCATTGTTTACTCCTTCCTTAACGTTACTCTCGGTTGGATCTATATGCtgttggttttttttgcttctgtattttatattatagTTTTACCTAGGTGGTTCATTTACTGGAAAATCAATTAtcataaaaaagataacGATTTACTCAGTACATGGGATGCAAGAGCTCCGATTTTGGATTAG
- the ATP4 gene encoding F1F0 ATP synthase subunit 4 — protein MIMSMSVRGLALRSASKSLLNQGIRRSPVVVGARYMSSTPEKQTDPKTKANSIINAIPGNNILTKTGVLGTSAAAVIYAISNELYVVNDESILLLTFLGFTGLVAKYLAPAYKDFADSRMKKVSEILNASRNKHVEAVKDRIGSVSELQNVAETTKVLFDVSKETVELESEAFELRQKVELAHEAKSVLDSWVRYESSLRQLEQRQLTASVIAKVESELGNPKFQDKVLQQSITEIEQLLSKLK, from the coding sequence ATGATCATGAGTATGAGTGTCCGTGGCCTAGCGTTAAGGTCTGCTTCTAAATCGCTGTTGAATCAAGGCATTCGCCGTTCTCCGGTCGTGGTCGGAGCTCGTTATATGTCTTCCACTCCAGAGAAACAGACTGATCCAAAGACAAAGGCCAATTCTATCATTAATGCTATTCCAGGTAACAATATCTTAACGAAAACTGGGGTTTTAGGGACTTCGGCTGCTGCCGTCATTTATGCCATCTCCAATGAATTGTATGTTGTCAATGATGAAAGTATTCTTTTGCTAACTTTCTTGGGTTTCACTGGTTTGGTTGCAAAGTATCTGGCCCCAGCATACAAGGATTTCGCAGATTcaagaatgaaaaaggTTTCCGAAATCTTAAACGCTTCAAGAAACAAGCATGTTGAAGCCGTTAAAGACAGAATTGGATCTGTCTCTGAATTACAAAATGTTGctgaaacaacaaaagtgTTGTTTGATgtttccaaagaaactGTCGAGCTCGAAAGTGAAGCTTTCGAATTGAGACAAAAAGTAGAGTTGGCTCACGAAGCAAAATCCGTCTTGGATTCATGGGTTAGATACGAATCTTCCTTACGCCAATTGGAACAAAGACAGTTGACAGCTTCTGTCATTGCTAAAGTCGAGTCCGAACTAGGAAATCCAAAATTCCAAGATAAAGTTTTGCAACAATCCATCACTGAAATTGAACAACTACTTTCCAAGTTAAAGTAA
- the RPS9A gene encoding 40S ribosomal protein uS4 RPS9A has protein sequence MVRLDSEKHVDFAPTSPFGGARPGRVARRNAARKAESSGEAAEEADEE, from the coding sequence ATGGTCAGATTGGACTCTGAAAAGCATGTTGACTTTGCGCCAACCTCTCCATTCGGTGGTGCTAGACCAGGTAGAGTTGCTAGAAGAAATGCCGCTAGAAAGGCTGAATCTTCTGGTGAAGCTGCTGAAGAAGCTGACGAAGAATAA
- the GCR1 gene encoding transcription regulator GCR1, translating into MNFLAQAMSGTFQGSNNKIKRNVRTQSVPSASYNTDKEPYGPNTNQLNVLLSQLEQQTSVDSTSTSSNFYSIAQYILQSYFKVNVDSLNTLKLVDLIVDQTYPDSLTLRKLNEGVSAQPYDYFNTVSRDPDISKCPIFALAIYFVIRWSHPNPPISIENFTTVPLLDANFVSLNSNPLLYIQNQNPNSNSSVKVLRSQTFEPSKELLDLVFPWLSYLKQDMLLIDRTNYKLYSLCELFEFMGRVAIQDLRYLSQHPLLLPNIVTFISKFIPELFQNGEFKGISSIRNLNNDATDSLNNATGIENQFLNPSAEEMNQKVDSYFIELSKKLTTENIRLSQEITQLKSDMNSVGNVCNQILQLQRQLLSGNQASVSKSENYASSTGGGILILDKNSINSNILSNLVQSIDSSHSKPNSQTQTQTQTQTQQRDSKGQSQGHSQSISSPALAPINMFPSLSNSIQPIFNTLAPQPQDIVQKRRLPLPGSIASAATGSPFSPSPINESPYSKRFKLDDKPTPSQTALDSLLSKSISSPRLPLSTLANTAVAANSAESLRSPQQYQPSPDFVVGGSSSSTTDNNSKKITEDSPSKLAERPRLPNNDSTTSMPESPIETTGDDVAKELTSMSKTSAPNENSPEPKDFDKDSNGGTPCSTDVGKLVPISTINGSTEATNSTCTMTKVSPSFSQNAPKSEMMNKKGSKAGPNEAIKYKLSRENKTIWDLYAEWYIGLNGKSSIKKLIENYGWRRWKVSEDSHFFPTRRIIMDYIETECDRGIKLGRFTNPQQPREDIRKILVGDLEKFRINNGLTLNSLSLYFRNLTKNNKEICIFENFKNWNVRSMTEDEKLKYCKRQHNTPS; encoded by the coding sequence ATGAATTTTCTGGCCCAAGCTATGTCAGGAACATTTCAAGGGTCGAATAACAAGATAAAACGTAATGTAAGGACACAAAGTGTGCCATCAGCTTCCTATAATACTGACAAAGAACCATATGGACCAAATACTAACCAATTAAACGTCCTACTTTCTCAATTGGAACAGCAAACAAGTGTTGATAGTACCAGCACGAGCTCAAACTTCTATTCCATTGCACAATATATTCTACAGTCATATTTCAAAGTCAATGTAGACTCTCTAAACACTTTGAAATTGGTGGATTTGATAGTGGACCAAACTTACCCTGATTCTTTGACGCTAAGGAAGCTAAATGAGGGAGTGTCAGCACAACCGTACGATTATTTTAATACAGTTTCTCGTGATCCTGATATCTCTAAATGTCCAATATTTGCATTGGCCATATATTTCGTTATACGATGGAGTCATCCTAATCCCCCAATCTCAATTGAGAATTTTACTACAGTGCCCTTACTAGATGCAAACTTCGTTTCTTTAAATTCTAACCCATTActttatattcaaaaccaaaaccCAAACAGCAATTCAAGCGTTAAAGTTCTGAGGTCACAAACGTTTGAACCATCCAAAGAATTGCTTGATTTAGTATTTCCGTGGCTGTCGTATTTGAAGCAGGACATGCTTCTTATAGATAGAACAAATTATAAGCTATATTCTCTCTGTGAATTATTCGAATTCATGGGTAGAGTAGCAATTCAGGATCTCCGATATTTAAGTCAGCATCCTCTATTGTTACCCAACATTGTAACAtttatttccaaatttATACCTgaacttttccaaaacgGGGAATTTAAGGGAATTAGTTCCATCAGAAACCTAAACAATGATGCTACAGATTCCCTAAACAACGCTACAGGAATAGAGAATCAATTTCTAAACCCTTCCGCAGAGGAAATGAATCAAAAAGTTGACTCGTATTTTATAGAATTGTCGAAGAAATTAACTACAGAGAACATTAGATTAAGTCAAGAGATTACACAGCTTAAGTCGGATATGAATTCTGTAGGTAATGTATGTAATCAAATTTTGCAATTACAAAGACAACTCCTTTCAGGTAACCAAGCATCCGTATCGAAGTCTGAAAACTATGCATCTTCCACAGGTGGGGGGATATTGATATTGGATAAGAATAGCATCAATTCGAATATACTGAGCAATTTAGTTCAATCGATCGATTCGAGTCACTCAAAACCAAACTCACAAACTCAAACTCAAACTCAAACTCAAACTCAGCAAAGGGACTCGAAAGGGCAATCGCAGGGCCACAGCCAAAGTATCAGTAGTCCTGCCCTAGCACCCATTAATATGTTTCCGAGCCTGAGTAACTCTATACAGCCAATTTTCAACACCTTGGCACCGCAGCCGCAAGATATAGTTCAGAAGAGGAGACTACCGTTACCAGGTTCAATAGCGTCTGCAGCAACGGGCAGTCCCTTTTCTCCATCACCTATCAATGAATCGCCCTACAGTAAACGATTTAAGCTGGACGATAAACCAACGCCGTCTCAAACAGCTCTTGATTCGTtactttcaaaatcaatctCGAGTCCAAGGTTGCCTCTTTCAACATTGGCTAACACAGCTGTAGCTGCGAATTCCGCGGAATCCCTCCGTTCACCTCAACAATATCAGCCTTCCCCAGATTTTGTAGTCGGTGGTAGTTCAAGTTCAACAACAGACAATAACTCTAAGAAGATTACTGAAGATTCTCCTTCAAAACTTGCCGAGCGACCACGTCTTCCAAACAATGATTCCACTACCAGCATGCCGGAGAGTCCCATAGAAACAACTGGGGACGATGTTGCTAAAGAACTGACATCTATGTCAAAGACTTCAGCGCCAAATGAGAATAGCCCCGAGCCGAAAGATTTTGACAAAGATAGCAATGGCGGTACTCCATGTAGTACAGATGTTGGAAAACTAGTGCCCATTTCCACTATCAATGGTTCCACTGAAGCCACAAATTCAACCTGTACGATGACAAAGGTATCCCCATCGTTCTCGCAAAATGCACCCAAATCTGAAATGatgaataaaaaaggaTCCAAAGCAGGACCGAATGAGGCCATCAAATATAAATTGTCTAGGGAAAATAAGACAATATGGGACTTATATGCAGAATGGTATATTGGTTTGAATGGGAAATCTTcgataaagaaattaataGAGAACTATGGTTGGCGAAGATGGAAAGTTAGCGAAGATTCCCATTTTTTCCCTACAAGAAGAATCATTATGGATTACATTGAAACGGAATGTGACCGTGGCATAAAGCTCGGTAGATTCACGAATCCTCAACAACCGAGGGAAGACATAAGGAAAATCTTGGTCGGAGATTTAGAGAAGTTCAGGATAAACAATGGCCTGACTTTGAACTCTTTATCATTATATTTTAGAAACTTGACCAAAAATAACAAGGAGATTTGTATTTTTGagaattttaaaaattggAACGTTAGATCAATGACAGAAGATGAGAAGCTCAAGTACTGCAAAAGACAACATAACACACCTTCATAG
- the RPL21B gene encoding 60S ribosomal protein eL21 has protein sequence MFQRDFRKHGAVHLSTYLKIYKVGDIVDIKANGSIQKGMPHKFYQGKTGVVYNVTKSSVGVIINKMVGNRYLEKRLNLRVEHIKHSKCRQEFLERVKANAAKRVEAKAQGVAVQLKRQPAQPREFRIVSTEGNVPQTLAPVPYETFI, from the coding sequence ATGTTCCAACGTGACTTCAGAAAGCACGGTGCCGTTCATTTGTCCACCTACTTGAAGATCTACAAGGTTGGTGACATTGTCGACATCAAAGCCAATGGTTCTATCCAAAAGGGTATGCCACACAAGTTCTACCAAGGTAAGACCGGTGTTGTTTACAACGTCACCAAGTCTTCCGTTGGTGTTATCATCAACAAGATGGTTGGTAACAGATACTTGGAAAAGAGATTGAACTTGAGAGTTGAACATATCAAGCACTCCAAATGTAGacaagaatttttggaaagagttAAGGCTAACGCTGCTAAGCGTGTCGAAGCCAAGGCTCAAGGTGTTGCTGTCCAATTGAAGAGACAACCAGCTCAACCAAGAGAATTCCGTATTGTTTCTACTGAAGGTAACGTTCCTCAAACTTTGGCTCCAGTTCCATACGAAACCTTCATTTAA